One genomic segment of Prosthecobacter fusiformis includes these proteins:
- a CDS encoding glycosyltransferase family 4 protein, which yields MRFLLITDTFPPDINGVARTLATLASGLESRGHQVEIVTTLEAAPEAEESLKRHIVMAMPLPGYPGLRMGFTTTWQMQALYEEFRPDALYVATETPLGIASIRAAKKMGIPTVSGFHTNFQTYLEDYSLPGLEAVAQGLLRSIHNQTARTLTPSIDTAAMLEKWGIHNVGVLGRGVDTDLFTPARRDPALRQTWGADESTPVAIYVGRVAAEKNLDLLTRAFSAFREVHPQAPCVVVGDGPKLKNLQTDHPEFYYSGARTGNELAAHYASADVFLFPSITETFGNVVLEAMSSGLLTVAFDYAAPRLLIHPGENGLLAAFNDEPDFLEKTRSAATAWNDQIQRTAAREAAHHLGWQRVIEQFESELLQVIGTTPQHPA from the coding sequence ATGAGGTTTCTGCTCATCACTGATACATTCCCACCCGACATCAACGGGGTGGCACGAACACTTGCGACCTTGGCCAGCGGCCTGGAAAGCCGGGGTCATCAGGTGGAAATCGTCACCACCCTGGAGGCTGCACCGGAAGCGGAAGAATCCTTGAAACGCCACATCGTCATGGCTATGCCGCTTCCAGGCTACCCAGGATTGCGCATGGGCTTCACCACCACCTGGCAGATGCAGGCTTTGTATGAGGAATTTCGTCCCGATGCACTTTATGTGGCTACGGAAACGCCCCTGGGCATCGCCAGCATCCGCGCAGCCAAAAAGATGGGCATTCCCACTGTCTCCGGATTCCATACCAATTTTCAAACCTATCTCGAAGACTACTCTCTGCCTGGTTTGGAAGCCGTGGCCCAGGGCCTCCTGCGCAGTATTCACAACCAGACCGCCCGCACCCTGACCCCCAGTATAGATACTGCGGCCATGCTGGAAAAATGGGGCATCCACAATGTCGGCGTTCTGGGTCGTGGCGTGGATACAGACCTTTTTACCCCTGCCCGGCGTGACCCGGCCCTGCGCCAGACCTGGGGAGCCGATGAAAGCACCCCGGTGGCCATCTATGTGGGACGTGTGGCTGCGGAAAAGAACCTGGACCTGCTCACCCGAGCCTTCAGCGCCTTTCGCGAAGTCCACCCCCAGGCTCCTTGCGTCGTCGTCGGCGATGGCCCCAAACTCAAAAACCTGCAGACGGACCACCCTGAATTTTATTATTCAGGAGCACGCACAGGCAATGAACTGGCCGCTCACTATGCCAGTGCGGATGTCTTTTTATTCCCCAGCATCACTGAAACCTTCGGCAATGTGGTCCTGGAGGCCATGTCCAGCGGACTCTTAACTGTCGCTTTCGACTACGCGGCACCACGCCTGCTCATCCACCCGGGGGAAAATGGCCTCCTGGCCGCCTTCAATGATGAGCCCGACTTTCTTGAAAAGACCCGCAGCGCCGCCACCGCCTGGAATGACCAGATCCAGCGCACCGCCGCCCGCGAGGCCGCCCACCATCTGGGCTGGCAGCGTGTGATCGAGCAATTTGAGTCCGAATTGCTCCAGGTCATTGGCACTACCCCTCAACACCCGGCTTGA
- a CDS encoding response regulator, which produces MSKILVVDDEPDISELITLHLMREGHECVCITNGLQVMNAIIEHEPDLVVLDIMLPGQDGVTAFKRLRADSRTRSVPVIMLTARAQVTDKINGLELGADDYLTKPFSPRELSLRISAILRRTKKVTHVSEVKMGAFLLDRKNMKFFHNGHPIDLTTTEFKLLAVLLENVAAVHTRSELLREVWGYSDDVATRTLDTHIKRLREKLGEAGRHIITVRGTGYQFIPDASAIAANAVD; this is translated from the coding sequence ATGAGCAAAATCTTGGTGGTTGATGACGAGCCCGATATTTCGGAACTGATTACCCTGCACCTGATGCGTGAGGGGCACGAATGCGTGTGCATCACCAACGGGCTTCAAGTGATGAATGCCATCATTGAGCATGAACCGGACCTCGTGGTGCTGGATATCATGCTGCCTGGGCAGGATGGCGTGACGGCTTTTAAAAGACTTCGGGCGGATAGCCGCACCCGCAGCGTGCCCGTGATCATGCTAACAGCACGGGCGCAGGTAACGGATAAAATCAACGGCCTGGAACTGGGCGCGGATGACTATCTGACCAAACCCTTTTCCCCACGGGAGCTTTCCCTGCGCATCTCTGCCATTCTGCGCCGTACGAAAAAAGTGACCCATGTGTCCGAAGTGAAGATGGGTGCCTTTCTGCTGGACCGGAAGAACATGAAGTTTTTCCACAACGGGCACCCGATCGATCTGACGACCACGGAGTTCAAGCTCCTGGCTGTACTGCTGGAAAATGTGGCGGCGGTGCATACGCGCTCTGAGCTGCTGCGAGAGGTCTGGGGCTATTCTGATGACGTGGCGACTCGCACTTTGGATACCCACATCAAACGCCTGCGGGAAAAGCTGGGTGAAGCTGGCCGTCACATCATTACGGTGCGGGGAACGGGGTATCAGTTCATCCCGGATGCTTCTGCCATCGCTGCAAATGCCGTTGATTAA
- a CDS encoding response regulator transcription factor, translating to MKHKIYILDDHPIVIEGLKKVLENQEDLQIVGSSEDANNALAQIPKLKPDVIILDITLKDRSGVDLVKKLKQSHPEIHVLVYSMHDENVYAERCLRAGAMGYIMKGESAVRVLQAVRQVLGGGFFFSANLLGSIVSGGGPRSGSRGEPGRMLSDRQLEVFEMVGRGFDSHEIAEKLQLSAKTVDAHKANIRQKLGLASARELLMEAVRWVEK from the coding sequence GTGAAACATAAAATCTACATCCTGGATGATCACCCTATTGTGATCGAAGGTCTGAAGAAAGTTCTCGAGAATCAGGAAGATCTCCAGATTGTCGGCAGCTCCGAAGACGCAAACAATGCCCTCGCGCAAATCCCAAAGCTGAAGCCAGATGTCATCATTCTGGACATCACTCTTAAGGACCGCAGCGGTGTGGATCTGGTGAAAAAGCTCAAGCAGAGCCATCCAGAAATCCACGTCCTGGTTTACTCCATGCATGACGAAAACGTCTATGCCGAACGCTGCCTGCGTGCCGGTGCCATGGGTTACATCATGAAGGGTGAAAGCGCAGTCCGTGTGCTCCAGGCCGTGCGCCAGGTGCTCGGTGGCGGTTTCTTCTTCAGCGCCAATCTTCTTGGCAGCATCGTTTCCGGCGGCGGTCCCCGCTCCGGTTCCCGTGGTGAGCCTGGGCGTATGCTCAGTGATCGCCAGCTCGAAGTCTTTGAAATGGTCGGCCGTGGCTTTGACTCCCACGAAATCGCCGAAAAACTGCAGTTGAGCGCCAAAACCGTGGACGCTCACAAAGCCAATATCCGTCAGAAACTGGGCCTCGCCTCCGCTCGCGAACTGCTTATGGAAGCTGTGCGCTGGGTCGAAAAATAG
- a CDS encoding ATP-binding protein: MTCTLLTLALLLLSAWAWRREQHWRHSVQQLTKAAGLKLFEADKLSARFQGLLEAEKSLNKEEYLRRLFESLLNEIRQGVVIVDAQQRIKFCNRTMGHLFHRTSVHRGRTLLEEFADHQVSDTVLAALQNQRRTVKEIEMSTTLGSGAVNTRHYLIEAAPLPAKAEAGAWLMVYDITEQTLAEQVRKDFVANASHELRTPLTLINGYIETLQSGVIKDDAGMRRCLDVMEKHGKRIIRIIEDMLTISRLENGTSALNLEPFTARACVQDALDHLGPMLEGRDTRLELDFPPDGGHMTGDRFYWDQVFTNLLENALKENPNPGLVIQVKGEWFADHCVLSIRDNGIGIPAHDLPFVFKRFFRGHKHHSPEIKGTGLGLSIVRRTIEAHGGIIELTSTPGVETTFKIRVPLSPL; encoded by the coding sequence ATGACGTGTACCCTGCTTACCTTGGCGCTCCTGCTGCTTTCAGCCTGGGCTTGGCGGCGTGAGCAGCATTGGCGGCACAGTGTGCAGCAACTGACGAAGGCCGCAGGTCTGAAGCTCTTTGAAGCGGATAAACTTAGCGCACGTTTTCAGGGGCTGCTGGAGGCGGAAAAGTCCCTCAACAAAGAGGAGTATTTACGGCGCTTGTTTGAATCCCTGCTCAATGAGATCCGCCAGGGCGTGGTGATTGTGGATGCACAGCAGCGGATCAAATTTTGCAACCGGACGATGGGGCATCTTTTCCATCGTACGTCAGTGCATCGCGGTCGTACGTTGCTGGAAGAATTCGCCGATCATCAAGTGAGTGACACGGTACTTGCGGCACTGCAAAACCAGCGGCGGACGGTAAAGGAGATCGAAATGAGCACCACCTTGGGATCCGGCGCGGTGAATACCCGCCACTATCTCATTGAGGCAGCGCCACTACCTGCCAAGGCGGAGGCCGGAGCCTGGCTGATGGTTTATGACATCACAGAGCAGACTCTGGCGGAGCAGGTGAGGAAGGACTTTGTGGCCAATGCTTCCCATGAATTGCGCACACCGTTGACACTCATCAATGGATACATTGAAACGTTGCAGAGCGGGGTCATCAAAGATGATGCAGGAATGCGCCGCTGCCTGGATGTGATGGAAAAGCATGGCAAGCGCATCATTCGCATCATTGAGGACATGCTGACCATCTCCCGGCTGGAGAATGGCACCTCGGCGCTGAATCTGGAGCCATTCACGGCGCGTGCTTGCGTGCAGGATGCTTTGGACCACCTGGGCCCGATGCTGGAAGGGCGGGATACCCGCCTGGAGCTGGACTTCCCTCCAGATGGCGGGCACATGACGGGTGACCGTTTTTATTGGGACCAAGTGTTTACCAATCTGCTGGAGAATGCACTGAAGGAAAACCCAAATCCCGGCTTGGTGATCCAGGTCAAAGGGGAGTGGTTTGCGGATCATTGTGTGCTGAGTATTCGTGATAATGGCATTGGTATTCCGGCCCATGATCTGCCCTTCGTCTTCAAGCGATTCTTCCGTGGGCATAAACATCATTCACCTGAGATCAAGGGGACTGGCCTCGGGCTGAGCATCGTGCGTCGTACCATTGAAGCCCATGGTGGGATTATTGAGCTGACCAGCACGCCAGGAGTGGAGACGACCTTCAAGATCAGGGTGCCATTAAGCCCCCTTTGA